The Paraconexibacter algicola genome includes the window CGAGCAGACGCCGCGCGAGGACCTCGTCGTCGTCGCGGTCGACGACCGGACCTTCAGCGACCTCGACCAGCGCTGGCCGTTCCCGCGCTCGCTGCACGCCCGCGCGATCGAGCGGATCGCCGCCGACCGGCCCCGGGCGATCGTCTACGACGTGCAGTTCAGCGAGGAGACCGATCCGGACTGCGACCCCGACGACCCGGACATCACCGACGCGTGCATCGAGGCGATCGAGTCCGACAACGCGCTGCTGCTCGCGCTGCGCGAGGCGGGCGACGTGGTGCTCGCCACCACCGAGGTCTCGGCGGCCGGGCGACCGAACCTGCTCGGCGGCGACCCGGAGGCGCTCGCGTTCTCGCGCGCCCGCCCCGGGATCGCGCTGTTCCCGATCGACCCGGGCGGCGTGTACCGGCGCGGACGCGTGCGGCAGGCGGGCCTGCCGACGCTCGCCGTCGCGACCGCCGAGGTCGTCCGCGGCCGGCGCCTGGACCCCACGACGGTCCCGCAGGACCCGTTCCTGATCGACTACGCGGGCCCCCCGGGCACCGTCCCGCAGGTGTCGTTCTCCTCCGTCGTCGGGCCGCGCCCGGTGCCCCGCGGCACGTTCCGCGACCGGATCGTCGTCGTCGGCCCGGTCGCCACGACGCTGCAGGACGTGCACCCGACGTCGTTCGCGTCGGCCGGCGAGATGTCCGGGGCGGAGATCCAGGCCAACGCGATCGCGACCGTCCTGGACGGCTTCCCGCTGCGCACCGCGCCGCGCTGGCTCGCGGTCCTGCTCGCCGCGATGCTCGCCGGCCTGCCCGTCGCGGCCGGGGCGCGGCTGGGCGGCGGGGCGCGCAACGCCGCGCTCCTCGCGGCGGTCGCGCTCGTCGCCGCCGGGCTCCTCGTCGGCGCGGCGCTGCTCGCCTTCTCCGGCGGCTTCGTGCTGCCCGTCGCGGCGCCGCTGGTCGCGCTCGCGCTCGGCACCGTCGTGGCGCTCGTGACCGGCTCGGTCCGCGAGGCGGTCGAGCGCGAGTTCACCCGGCGCGTGTTCGCCCGGTTCGTCAGCGACGACGTCGTCGACCAGGTCCTCGCGCGCGCCGAGCGCGACGGCTCGCTGCGGCTCGGTGGCGAGCGGATGGAGACGACCGTGCTGCTCAGCGACATCCGCGGCTTCACGACCTTCAGCGAGCGCAACCGGCCCGAGGTCGTGCTCGAGCTCCTCAACCGCTACCTCTCGACGATGACCGAGGCGATCCTCGACCGCGGCGGCACCGTGACCGGCTTCCTCGGCGACGGCATCATCGCGGTCTTCGGGGCGCCCGTCCCGCACCCCGACCACGCCGACCGGGCGGTGCGGGCCGCCCAGGACATGCTCGTCCGCTGCGCCGCGTTCAACGCCGAGCTCGCCGCGGAGGGCCGCGA containing:
- a CDS encoding CHASE2 domain-containing protein, with protein sequence MGPQGGTTGGPGRLGRARASLRAQRLLVLPLLGTIAIAVVLAATPVLDGLERASGDVRFAVRGEQTPREDLVVVAVDDRTFSDLDQRWPFPRSLHARAIERIAADRPRAIVYDVQFSEETDPDCDPDDPDITDACIEAIESDNALLLALREAGDVVLATTEVSAAGRPNLLGGDPEALAFSRARPGIALFPIDPGGVYRRGRVRQAGLPTLAVATAEVVRGRRLDPTTVPQDPFLIDYAGPPGTVPQVSFSSVVGPRPVPRGTFRDRIVVVGPVATTLQDVHPTSFASAGEMSGAEIQANAIATVLDGFPLRTAPRWLAVLLAAMLAGLPVAAGARLGGGARNAALLAAVALVAAGLLVGAALLAFSGGFVLPVAAPLVALALGTVVALVTGSVREAVEREFTRRVFARFVSDDVVDQVLARAERDGSLRLGGERMETTVLLSDIRGFTTFSERNRPEVVLELLNRYLSTMTEAILDRGGTVTGFLGDGIIAVFGAPVPHPDHADRAVRAAQDMLVRCAAFNAELAAEGRDVEFRMGIGLNSGPVMAGNVGSQRRLDYTVIGDVVNTAARLEGATKGTPHDLFVAGATYQALLEDHPELVFHDTIALRGRAAGVPVYVPRPTAE